DNA from Gadus chalcogrammus isolate NIFS_2021 chromosome 11, NIFS_Gcha_1.0, whole genome shotgun sequence:
acagtgagagagagagagagagagagagagagagagagagagagagagagagagagagagagagagagacagagagagtgacagtgagagagagagagagagagagagagagagagagagagagagagagagagagagagagagagagagagaacataaaagaaagatagagagagactgtggGGCAGTGATTTATACTGATGTAAAAGAGGAGCATAAAGGCAACAATGGTGGACCCAGCTACAAAGCACTAATGGGGAACACCGTGCACCCCTCTAAAGACCTGCCCTGTCTCAGCTCCTCAAACACCTCacttctctctttcctccctccctgccccccttcAACGATCCAATCACCacgtctcctctcctttccccccctCGTCGGCTCACCTTGTTGGTCGCCGTGGCGCTGGAGCCCGTTGCCACGGGAACGTTGGTGACCTGCACCGACAGGTAGTCGTTGTCGATGagcggccacgccccctccaccTTACACGTCTGGAAGCTGTCCTTAAAGGTCCTCAGGTGGGGGTCGCCGAACAGCCCNNNNNNNNNNNNNNNNNNNNNNNNNNNNNNNNNNNNNNNNNNNNNNNNNNNNNNNNNNNNNNNNNNNNNNNNNNNNNNNNNNNNNNNNNNNNNNNNNNNNcctcctccctcacctcctccctcacctcctccctcacctcctcctctcctcctccctcacctcctccctcacatcctccctcacctcctcctctcctcctccctcacctcctccctcacctcctcctctcacctcctccctcacctcctccctcacctcctccctcacctcctccctcacctcctcctcacctcctccctcacctcctccctcacatcctccctcacctcctccctcacctcctccctcacctcctcctctcctcctccctcacctcctccctcacctcctccctcacctcctccctcacctcctccctcacatcctcctcacctcctccctcacctcctccctcacctcctccctctcctcctcctcacctcctccctcacctcctccctcacatcctccctctcctcctcctcacctcctccctctcctcctccctcacctcctccatcacctcctccctcacctcctccatcacctcctccatcacctcctccctcacatcCTCCCTcacatcctccctctcctcctcctcacctcctccctcacctcctccctcacctcctccctcaccgccTCCCTCACATCCTCCCTCacatcctccctcacctcctccatcacctcctccatcacctcctccctcacctcctccctcaccgcctccctcacctcctccctcacctcctccctcaccgcctccctcacctcctccctcaccgcctccctcacctcctccctcaccgccTCCCTCACATCCTCCCTCacatcctccctcacctccagggAGCCCCGCAGCAGCATCAACCAGGTTACCGGGACTCAACAGAAACATGATTGAATCCATGTCATTGACTAGACCAGTTAACTGCACTAGGTTACTCAACCAACTGGAAATATACATATCTCATCTAAGCATTTGTGCAGAAATACTTCTTTGCAAAATATATTGGTGGGTTAACCTTTTGGAACCTTCTGGGAAAACATGACAACTCAACTAATAATCTCTAGGTTATCCCGTCCCGATAGAGTTTAGAATGAATTTCATAAAGTTGTCGTGGTTTCCCCAGAGATGCTCGGTTTGAAGGTTTCCCCAGCCGGCTAAACAAAATGCCCGCCAGGTGAAGAAGGCCCAGACCAGGTGTTCTCTTACCCTGATCCAAACAAGGAGAGGTAGATGTAGAGGAAGGCCAGGGTGGCCATGCTGCGCGTGTCCAGGTTTCCATTGGTGACGCCCACAAACTCTCGCAGTCGTCCGAGGAGCTCCGGGTCCAACCGCTGGGCCTCCTCTGGTTTGGCTGAAGACACACACGGTTTACCTCGCAGGTCTGGCAACATGGGCCAGGCCCAGAGTACTGTGCTGACGAGAGACTTGGAGACGCGTCAGGCGCTCTTACCGAAGGACTCCGACACCAGCGGCTGGAGGTCAGACAGGTCCCAGTAGAGGAATGTGTCGATGTTGGGAAGGTCTATAGAGACTTTACCAGTAGAGGTCGCCTTCAATTCTAGATAAGTCCTGAGGTTGAGGCTGACAGCAAGAGCCACCTGTTGGAATTCATGCATTTCATGACACAAAATCTAAAAAATCTAAAAATCTAAACATCATACTTTTGTTCAGAACTTATATGGATAATGCATAATATTGATCCTGCAACGTCCTTATCAGGCCCTGTTGCAATAATCCCCATGATCGACACTTCGACATGAGTCCTCGAGCATTCTCACTGATGAGGTATAGATTCTGGTTCCAGTTACAATGAGAACATTTCAATTTGGCATTGAATACAAACAATCTAAAGATGACAGTTAGTATAGTATGAAGAGGAGCTCTAAACAGACTAGCTTTATGAACAACTGTCAGAAAGAAAAGCAACATACTGTCAGGTCTACTTCGAGGCACTTTATATATCATAAATAATCACACCCACCTTTCCGTGCACGACCGCATGCTCTCCGTGCAGGATGGCCTTCCCTGGCGCGGAGATGATGCAGTGTCGGACATGCATTTGTGTTTCTTTACCTTTTGAGGTTCacagcatgtgtgtatgtgtttgtgtgtgagtgtgtagggacAACCACTAATGTGACTGATGTGACAGCCGGTGAGACGCCTCGTACACTCAGCTCGAGTTCACCCCTATTGAACGTTACTTCCTTTAAGAACGACACAGAATAAGACCGGTATTAACGGCTGCACTTTTAGATTAAAATTGAATGAAACGTGAACTCAGTGTTCAGTATTGAGGGACAACAAAACACACTAAGAAAGGGGCGGGGCTCGTATGGTTTAGGGTTCGAGCAGCCAATAAGCGGACGTTTACTCGTCACATGTTTATGCTGCTATCCAATCAACGACGAGGATTCTCCATTGACGCATACGGCGACACTCGCGCCATTGGTCGTGCGATCTGAAACCTTCCTTCgcctttttttttgtccattCGGACCCTCCGTACATTTGTACGGAGAGTCcggaaagacaaaaaaaaggcGAAGTTTATTTACAATGGCTTCATTCGTTCTCAAGGTGTTAAATGTGCGTTTGTTGATAAGGAGAGGCACATGTTTACATCGGCCGTCCACAGAAACGTTGTTTGGCGTATGCAGGaggtatatatattattaagcTGTGTATATTGAAGCTGTCAGCGTTTAAACGGGGATGTAACAAGCTAATTGTTTTGTAACCTAACGCTGGTAGGTTAGCATGGGGGTCAATCATATAACAATTTGGCTTTTAGGCATTCACATactttctgtctctttttataCAGCAATGGTCGAAACACTAATCCCTAAGCAGGCAATGTGTTTTGTAACCTCTGATTCTATTCTTCATTCCCAGCCCTTACTCCACTGATGGAGACAGTAGAGTCCCAAAGATCTACACAAAGACTGGAGACAAAGGCAAGCTGCTCTGTTTCTATGACAACACAGCCGGCCTCCTCCTTTAAGATCCATCTGACGTGTTCCCTGCTCTGAAGGTTTCTCCAGCACCTTCACGGGCGAGAGGAGGCCCAAAGAGGACCAGGTGTTTGAGGCACTGGGGACCACAGATGAGCTGTCTTCTGCCTTAGGGTAAATAATATGGACCCTAATAATTCCACCTATTCCTGACGTCGTCGTCCAGTGCCTCAGTTCTGTAACGAGACCGCGGTTATTCCACATCACAGCTTGGCCCGGGAGTTCTGTCTGGACAAAGGCCACTCCTTCACCCCTCAGCTGGACAAGGTACCGTCAGGATCTCTGCTAAAGCCAGCGTGTTCTGGTGATGGCACCGTCCGGGGTTGACTATGACTGCTCTTTCTCCAGATCCAGTGCGTCCTACAAGATTTGGGTTCAAATGTTGCCACGCCGGTGTCCTCCGCAAGAGAGAGTCACAGAAGTAATTCAACCCCAAAGTCCCATCTGGGATCAGTCGTTTATTTAGGAACTTTAACTTGGCTTCATTGTTTAGCCTCAAATATAACTGCAGTTCTTTTCTCTTAGAGAAAACTACGTTCAGCCCTGAGCCAATAGCAGAACTGGAAACCTGGATTGATGAATTCACAGAGGAACTTCCACCGCTAACTAACTTCATCCTGCCTGTAAGTCTCCTCACTAACTAACTTCATCCTGCCTGTAAGTCTCCTCACTAACTAACTTCATCCTGCCTGTAAGTCTCCTCACTAACTAACTTCATCCTGCCTGTAAGTCTCCTCACTAACTAACTTCATCCTGCCTGTAAGTCTCCTCACTAACTAACTTCATCCTGCCTGTAAGTCTCATCACTAACTAACTTCATCCTGCCTGTAAGTCTCCTCACTAACTAACTTCATCCTGCCTGTAAGTCTCCTCACTAACTAACTTCATCCTGCCTGTAAGTCTCCTCACTAACTAACTTCATCCTGCCTGTAAGTCTCCTCACTAACTAACTTCATCCTGCCTGTAAGTCTCATCACTAACTAACTTCATCCTGCCTGTAAGTCTCCTCACTAACTAACTTAATCCTGCCTGTAAGTCTCCTCACTAACTAACTTCATCCTGCCTGTAAGTCTCCTCACTAACTAGGTCTCCTCACGAACCAGTAACACGTTATTGATTTGATTGAACCAGTAACACGTTATTGATTTGATTGAACCAGTAACACGTTATTTGATAGAAGCAGTAACATGTTATTGATTTGATTGAACCAGTAACACGTTATTGATTTGATTGAACCTGTAACATGTTATTTGATTGAACCAGTAACatgatatttatttaaaccagtCTGGCGGGAAGAGCAGCTCTGCTCTCCACGTTGCCCGGACGATCTGTCGCCGGGCAGAACGCAGGTCAGTCTGGCCGTGTTTCCATTGGTCGGTTTAGCCTCCTTTCTATTTGACAATCTTCTTGTAGAACTCTGTATTAATGTTTAATCCTTCCCTTGCTCTTGTCTTAGGGTTTCTCCCATCGTTCGTGCGGGCGAAGTGGACCCAAACGTTGCCAAATATTTGAACAGGTACATTTCAAAGGTTCATGGACATCAACAGATatctttaatataataataataacaagctTATCTGAACACATGTCCGCCCTCCCCTCAGGCTGAGCGACTACCTGTTCACTGTGGCCCGGTACGCAGCCATGAAGGAGGGCAGCCAGGAGACCATCTACCAGCGACCCACATAACAGAACCCCACTCTGAGGAGCACGGGAACCACGGACATGGAGCGAGACAAACAATGAGAGATGCTGACGTTTTGTTTTAGGATTATGTtaacagaataaaaccacagaGTATTCAAAATGGCTGTATGTTTTTCTTCGGATTGCCTTAAAGCCCATGAGTCCGGGGATCACGGAAAAATGTTAGTGGAAAAACATTTGGATCCTCAAGACTAAACGTGATTTGAGTTAAGCCACATTAAGCCATGGTTGTGCCACATTGCACATTCCCACCCGATCCTGTCTGAAAGGGTTTAGCCAGCCAGAGTCTTACTGGCCCTGCTCTGTGAATGTCCGGTCGTGGTGAGGAGAGAGCACTGGAGACATCAAGGACTCTTCCCCACAATGCTCGGGCACCAGCTAGCCTACCAGCTAGCCTCCTGTGACTAGCCTACCAGCTAGCCTCCTGTGACTAGCCTACCAGCTAGCCTGCTGTGACTAGCCCCCCAGCTAGCCTACCAGCTAGCCTGCTGTGAATAGCCCCCCAGCTAGCCTACCAGCTAGCCTGCTGTGACTAGCCTACCAGCTAGCCTCCTGTGACTAGCCTACCAGCTAGCCTCCTGTGACTAGCCTACCAGCTAGCCTGCTGTGACTAGCCCCCCAGCTAGCCTACCAGCTAGCTTGCTGTGACTAGCCTACCAGC
Protein-coding regions in this window:
- the mvk gene encoding mevalonate kinase, whose product is MHVRHCIISAPGKAILHGEHAVVHGKVALAVSLNLRTYLELKATSTGKVSIDLPNIDTFLYWDLSDLQPLVSESFAKPEEAQRLDPELLGRLREFVGVTNGNLDTRSMATLAFLYIYLSLFGSG
- the mmab gene encoding corrinoid adenosyltransferase, whose amino-acid sequence is MASFVLKVLNVRLLIRRGTCLHRPSTETLFGVCRSPYSTDGDSRVPKIYTKTGDKGFSSTFTGERRPKEDQVFEALGTTDELSSALGLAREFCLDKGHSFTPQLDKIQCVLQDLGSNVATPVSSARESHRKKTTFSPEPIAELETWIDEFTEELPPLTNFILPSGGKSSSALHVARTICRRAERRVSPIVRAGEVDPNVAKYLNRLSDYLFTVARYAAMKEGSQETIYQRPT